Within Spirochaetota bacterium, the genomic segment TTTATAATATTACCCTTGTCTCTATGCAAATGACATTTGGAGCATTTTTGATTCTTCGCCTTATGATGACAATCAATACATTTCGCTTCATAATCCTCTGAATGGGCCTTATGATTAAATAATATTTGAGGTTTTCTATGCCCTGTTTTTGGTAGGATAATGTTATCATCCACTGAAAACAAGGGGGAGTGTGAAAACAAAGCAATAAAAAAGTATATTAAAATAATAATAAAAGTCCTGTTATTCATAAATCATACCCTGTTAGTTTTAATATCTCTGTCCTGAGGTCTATTTGGTTTAGGCTCACAAATATTATTATTTATTAAAAAATTATCTATTGTATTAAGTATTATAAGACTAAATATGTAATAGGTCAATGAAAATTGCATATTCACTATAGTAGTATAGGTAAGTGAGAGTAAAGGGATGACACAATTTTCTAATGTAGCGAGGATATGTATTATTATAATTGTATTAGGAAAATATAATTATGAGTTTTAATAAATAATTTCCTTGTTATTAGAGTTATGGAGGCAACTTGAAATTGTGAAGCCTAATCAGGATCATTATATCCGCATTTCTCATAGGGACTTAATGGTTCGTCTCTAACAAGATATTCTTCATCATCATAATAAGGAAAATCACGACACATTTTTGGCCTTATCTCATATATTGAACAGGCAGGAATTCCATTTTCAGTATGGGTAAAATGCTTGCAATAATAGTGATAGGGCAAATCCTCTGAAGGATTTTCATGCTTGAATGTCAGCATGGGATATATTAGGTATATTTCTGAGAACTTAGGATCAATTGAGGACATGTTTCTCCAGTTTTTATAGGCCCTCTGTAACAATTCAGGAGGCTCTGCTAATCTGACATCCTGGCAACAGTATCCTCTTCTCTTACATTC encodes:
- a CDS encoding YkgJ family cysteine cluster protein, translating into MGECKRRGYCCQDVRLAEPPELLQRAYKNWRNMSSIDPKFSEIYLIYPMLTFKHENPSEDLPYHYYCKHFTHTENGIPACSIYEIRPKMCRDFPYYDDEEYLVRDEPLSPYEKCGYNDPD
- a CDS encoding cytochrome c3 family protein produces the protein MNNRTFIIILIYFFIALFSHSPLFSVDDNIILPKTGHRKPQILFNHKAHSEDYEAKCIDCHHKAKNQKCSKCHLHRDKGNIINIKGAFHQQCHDCHRRTSGPKACGRCHKMGVKFNNINN